In Solanum stenotomum isolate F172 chromosome 6, ASM1918654v1, whole genome shotgun sequence, one DNA window encodes the following:
- the LOC125867310 gene encoding uncharacterized protein LOC125867310 produces the protein MASSSGGPMFLNSINSSGIVKDGEYIANLFIEAIENVGSNNVVQVITDNASNMKLAGTIVEQKYPHIFWTPCVVHCLNLALKNMCQPSEKSPHFINCRWILELLSEVSNLKNFVVNNDLAHALFQKYSNLCLLKVGETRFASHIIMTTRIRKVKSSLEKMVMDDGWKNYKGDKGIEAKTREIKFLIMNDEKWDSIDYFLKFTEPIIDMLRSSDIDGPKLHLIYDMWDSMIEKVKKVIFEHEGKDLIFGQLIFFDTIHDILVARWNKSNTPLHCMAHSLVPKYYHESWLQGENGIRKLAPNEDSEIS, from the coding sequence ATGGCATCATCTAGTGGAGGTCCgatgtttttaaattcaatcaaTTCTAGTGGAATCGTAAAAGATGGTGAATATATTGCTAACTTATTTATTGAAGCAATAGAAAATGTAGGTTCAAACAATGTTGTTCAAGTTATTACGGATAATGCAAGTAATATGAAACTTGCCGGTACTATTGTGGAGCAAAAATATCCTCATATATTTTGGACTCCCTGTGTTGTTCATTGTTTGAATCTAGCTTTGAAAAATATGTGCCAACCTTCGGAAAAATCACCTCACTTTATTAATTGTAGATGGATTTTAGAGTTACTTAGTGAAGTGAGTAATTTGAAGAACTTTGTTGTGAACAATGACTTGGCACATGcactttttcaaaaatattcgaatttgtgtttgttgaaggtTGGTGAAACAAGATTTGCCTCACACATCATTATGACCACCCGAATTCGCAAAGTGAAATCTTCTTTGGAGAAAATGGTCATGGATGATGGATGGAAGAATTATAAGGGGGATAAGGGGATTGAAGCCAAAACACGTGAAATAAAATTCCTTATAATGAATGATGAAAAATGGGATAGTATTGattatttcttgaaatttacGGAACCAATTATTGATATGCTAAGAAGTTCCGATATTGATGGTCCAAAATTACATCTCATCTATGATATGTGGGACTCAATGATTGAGAAGGTCAAGAAAGTCATCTTTGAGCATGAGGGGAAAGATCTCATTTTCggtcaattaattttttttgatactATTCATGATATTCTTGTGGCTAGGTGGAACAAAAGTAACACACCTCTACATTGTATGGCACATTCTTTGGTTCCCAAATATTATCATGAATCATGGCTTCAAGGAGAGAATGGAATTCGAAAGCTTGCTCCTAATGAAGATAGTGAAATTTCATGA